The stretch of DNA GATCAGCCGCAAGCTTCCCGATTTTCTGTGGCTCGATCAGATGAGCGGCGTGAACAACGGCATCACCATTGCCGGCAAGGCGACCACGTACAACGCGGTCTCCAACTTCTACAACAACCTGACCGGCTCGAAGTTCTTCGATCAGGTGGTCCTCGGCCCGATCGCCTCCACTCCGGGCGGGATCACCTTCTCCCTGACCTGCAAGTTCGTTCCGGCGAGCGAACCAACCTCCACGGAGCAGGGTTCCACGGGCCTCTGAGGCCCTCGAGGATGCCATGGCGATGGACTTCAAGAATCTACCGTTCTGGGGGCAGGTCGCCCTGGTGGCGATGCTCTGCGTCACGATGGTGTGCGTGGCCTTCTGGGCCTTCCCCAACTTCAGTCAGATGCAGCAGCAGAACCAGGCGGACACCAAGCGACTGGAGGATCTCCAGACCGATATCCGGCGCGGCGCGGCCATCGAAGCCAAGCTGCCGGAGTTCGAAAGGGAGATCGCCAACCTCCAGAAGAAGCTCGAGGACCTTCTCCAGATCCTGCCGACGGAGCCCGAGACCGGAGAGCTGCTGAAGTGGGTGAAGAACCTGACCGACCAGTCGAATCTGGACCTCCAGCGGTTCGATCCCGGCGCGCTGAAGCCGGTGGAGTTCTACCGCGAGTTCCCCATCAACATGGACGTCGTGGGCGACTACCACGATCTGGGAGTGTTCTTCGATCGGATCAGCAAGTACTCGCGCATCATCAACGTGGACAACGTTCAGATCTCGGCTAATTCCTCGGGGAAGGGGAGCATCCACTCCACGTTCACGGCCACCACGTTCGTCTACGACGACAAGGCCGCCAGCAACCAGGGGAGCCCGCAATGAACCGGAAGAGACTCGCCCGACTCCTTTTGGGCCCGGCGGCGACCGGCCTCCTCCTGGCGCTGGGGCTGTCCATCGCCCGGGGCGCCGAACAGGCGCCCGCCGCTCCCGGCGGCGCCGCGGCCACCGAGGGGCAGAAAGCCAAGGACGAGCAGAACAGCAAGGCGATCGAGAAGATCATCGAAGAAAGCGAAAGCGTTCTCGCCGGACGCGGCTTCACCTATGACCCCGCGGGACGACGCGATCCCTTCCGATCCCTGGTGGAGCAGACGAAGGCCGATCG from Candidatus Polarisedimenticolia bacterium encodes:
- the pilO gene encoding type 4a pilus biogenesis protein PilO, with the protein product MDFKNLPFWGQVALVAMLCVTMVCVAFWAFPNFSQMQQQNQADTKRLEDLQTDIRRGAAIEAKLPEFEREIANLQKKLEDLLQILPTEPETGELLKWVKNLTDQSNLDLQRFDPGALKPVEFYREFPINMDVVGDYHDLGVFFDRISKYSRIINVDNVQISANSSGKGSIHSTFTATTFVYDDKAASNQGSPQ